The following DNA comes from Campylobacter concisus ATCC 51562.
CTATGCTTATCTCATGTTCATAGCTCTTTGCTCCAAATATCACACCTAAATTCATCTTTTTAATCCTTATCCTAATTTCTTTAATGCTTCTTTTATAAGATCACTCGTATTTTCACTCTTGCACTCAGGCAAAATTTTCACTATCTTCTCACGTTTAAAGCCAAGCGCCTCAAGTGCCAAAAGCGCTTCGTTTTGGTAGCTTGGCACGCTCTCATCACTTATAAGTTTTGCATCACTTAGCTCAGCTATGATGCGTCTAGCAGTCTTTGGTCCGATACCTGGCACGCTTTTAAAAGTATCCGCATCTCCGCTTATTATGGCATTTGTAAATGCTTGTGAGCTTAGA
Coding sequences within:
- the ruvA gene encoding Holliday junction branch migration protein RuvA — protein: MIKAIEGIVSRKDPAFVILKTNSGVSYGIFISLFCSAKLSKGEKVELAITQIIREDANLLYGFLDANEQKMFEMLIKLNGIGASTAMAVCSSLSSQAFTNAIISGDADTFKSVPGIGPKTARRIIAELSDAKLISDESVPSYQNEALLALEALGFKREKIVKILPECKSENTSDLIKEALKKLG